The genomic window tatctttactttcgatttcattgttgattgtattgtgctccatagagagctaaaccccctagtgggtacttggattttataaaccctaggatgtcattgtttcattgactttccattatgctttccttaattgatgcttttatttgagttccaatcttgaatgcttgttgaatgatttctcccttagagtgacactaggtttaagagtcaatattggtaatctttgtggatgggtgacacgccatgagggttagacaaagctagattggaaagggttgagagggtgagtcgagagatagcggaatgtCCATTTTCtactctggtgtgatttatcctacctccatttcctagagttctttgtggttacaatagagtgaagcgctaagggatgaactccgctggggcttagttgcactagcaacagagtgaagcctTGAAATGAATTTAGTATCTGgggtttaattataattaggggtctttcgcctggaccaaaagttTAGATCTACACgtaggaatagagtttatcacttggaatccctagaactccatgcaattttgtgcagtgtgaggtgttgagactgagcgatttctccatcgggacacagtgtagggttagtcacgatggaccttaggtttgggaccgtgtgctttaggatttccacgactaattgagcattaattaggaagtataatggcaggtcttgcacttgaagcataagtcttagggggagcattgtccgagtaacctatttctatcgattgccttacctctcacttacttgtgcttctcattcttgttccttttatttatgtttacatcacatcttatcaacattttcattattcatcttcacttggttaagtaacaatttaggtatttttattccctactctctgtggacaagataccccactcacttgggatttattactttgacaaactcgtgtacttgtgggtcacacgcaaggggtgttgtcaataACCCAAAGGTCTTTCAAAAGTTCCTTTTTCCCATTCACCTCAAGATGCTAAAACATCTCAAAAAATTGAAGTTAAAGCAGGTACATCTTCAAAGGGTGTGCCCACTTGTGTTATGCCCTAGATGATCTTCTCAGATGGGTGCGTAAGTCATTTCCAGGAGCATACATTGCTCAAAGATCTGGGGAAGATAAAAGAGTTGTTGCAACAACAAGAGCAATAGAAGTGAATTTAGACGATCAACAGGCTGTAGGTGGAGATGGACCAAAAGAAATTACAGGAGAATTTGCTCTAGTAGATGCGTAAAAAGATGTTGATGTTGATAGTTTAGATAGTTCATCTGAAAACATTACCACAGGATGTGAAGAAGAGGTTGTTGCTATTTCaagtgaagttctaagagatATTCACAACCACACAAATGTTCCTAAGGACACAGAACATGTTGCTACAACAACAGACAGTGCACATAGCTCTAAGGATATCTCAGTCAGTGAGCACCTTTCCAAGATTTCtggaaaaaggaaaatagaGTCAGAGAAGAATCCCTAGAAGAAGAAGGTTGCAAATAATCCTAAGAGGAGGTCATTTATTGATGAAGAAACTAGGCCAAGGCCAAAAAAAGAAATGTACTGAAGCTGCAAATCAGGGGGAGAAGAAGTCATCAACTGCTGAAAGgggcaagaagaagaaagcaagtcAATGTCCTGAAGTTGGCGATGAAGACAAGTTTCTTAATAAAGCATCCAAGAAGAAATTCAAGTCTATTGCTGGGAGAGGAATTGTAGTTGAAAGTGTGATTGATGAGGCTGCCTTCGAGAATTATGGGTTGATGGAGTTGCTCAAAGAAAGAGGTCTAAAAAAGTCAGCAACATTTGCTGAAAGCTACAGTTTGTCTCTAGTTCAAGAGGTCTACAGCAACCTATCATCATCTGACAAAGGCATCTCTAAAGTTTTCATGCAAGGGAAGTTGATCCCTTTCTCTCCAATGAGTCTAAACCGATTTCTTGAAtttaaatatgagataaaagGAAACTATGATGAAGGGCTTGAACTGAATGAAGATGTTTTGAAAGAGATCACAGGAGGAAGAACAAAGTCATGGGGAGTAGAATCAAGACTTCCGGCCTCTATACTCATAGCTAAGTATAATGTGTTTTTTGGACTTGGTATTCTTAATTGGCTTCCTACTCCACATAATTCAAGCATAGTGAAGGAGTTGACACTTTTACTATTTGCTATTGTGACTAGAAAGAAGTTTAATATGGGAAGATTGATCTTCCAAAATGTTGTGAAGGAAGCTGATTGCACAAGCTTCTCAATATTACTAAGTTACCCTCCTCTACTGCCGCAGTACCTGTTGCAACACTGGATACATCTCATGAAGTAAGAAACAATCACAACAATAAAGAAGCTAAAGATTTCTTATAAACTATTTACCTCAGGTAAGAAAATTGATTTACCTGTAGGAAGAGTGTCACCACCACTACCACCAATAGTAGAAGATGCTGAAGGGttaagtttaattgtttaagAAGAATATGGAAAGCTTTTGAAGGAGTAGTTAGAAGACTTGGAGAGGAGGCAATGATCACTTTCTACAGAATTATTCATCATTGCCAGACAGAAGCATATGATTTTTTCTTGCCTCGGAACTCTTATGAAGAAGACAGGGGGAGTTGATGAGCAAGAGTCATGAAGACAAGGGGAGTTGCAGAAGCAGGTGTAACATTACTTGCAACAACTAGTAAAGACTTTGGCATTAATTTTGTCACAAAGGGTGGAGAACTTGCTTCCTCCAGACTGTTTTGTTTTCTATTCAAGTTTTTGGACTTGTCGTTCTTTTGCTTTTTGGTTCATTTGTCTCTTTggacaaattttattttcatcggCTTTTTATACTTAATTGTATTTGTCTCACTGGTTGCAGTacgtaaaattttttttagtaatctGTAAGCAACTAGAATATGTACTTGTGTCAGTCCTATTTTTTCCTTACTCGAGTCGATGTTGTAATAGGAAATTGTAACAGTGTCAGTCTAGTCTATGCCCCGGTTAATGTTGTAATAAGAGTCAGTCTGGGAGCAGAAACTGCTGTGTCAAATTATGGCAAAGGgtgagattgttagtgcaaaagcactttaattggcatgatttgacacaaaGTCAAGGTGGCGTTGAAACCTTTGTGACGTGGCATAAATAATGACATGGGAAGCATGGTAACGAggcaaggagtcttggattGGAAGTAAATATCTTtggagatcttggtggagctattttcggtttgtgttacaacttgaaagcaagaTCTTATCAAAGACTATATTgaagagatttgattgaagactaaataatGATGAATGCTAATTGAATAAAtgcctatcaatggtatgattgaagacaattgaaggtatgatttgaaaaaacttaataagtttgattgaagattattaTGGGTATGATTGGAGAGATACCTATTATTGGTATGATTTGCATAATTGATAAAGATCTAtttttgggaagatttgaaggccaaacttgggtgaattgaagatcacaCTTGGATAGTTTCATGAAAACGCACAAAGTTGTGCCCCCATTGTGAGGGTATTGCGtggtgaggaactgaggaggtaggctagttgttGGTAGTTAAGATCAAGAGATTTGGTTGCCttgactcggactaagcataaCCAAGAGGTTGATGGGTGTTGAGGTCACTTGGCAACGGAACcaaaactcagtcaagtcagcagtcaagGCCATGTTGCAAGTTGAGTTttaacaggagttgcaacaggtaattttggaaggttctaaAATTAATAGCCACGGAGACTCTAAAAGAGATATGGGTTATTttttgaggcgtctatataagcaaTCTTGCTCTAAGATTGTAGGTGACACAAAAGCTAGAGATAGTGTGGACACTAAACAATCTAGAGAAAATagtgatttttatttgtgagtgtgagtgacagagtgtttgtactcatatatttttacctattttagtggattatttatctccAGGGTTGGTTCGCTAGACGTAGGCGAGTTGACACTGAACTGGATTACCAATTTCATGTGTCtccttttgtttggtttgtgtaagatttctatgagtgtttgagtgttctctaaacccacaaaccacactgATGGAACTAACATATGTCCCTAGAATTCAAATCTAGGGATATCTTACAATGGCCATTAGATGTAAATTTAATAGCTACTGTCCATTCATGTACAGTGTCTAGTATTTAATAGAACTCAATAATACTAATTATAACAGTACCAAAGGATAGTAAATAACTCTACACACTATCTGATAAATAGAAATTGTTGAATCATGATTTAATAGCTGCCATCAAACCTatctagattttaaaaaaaccaatgatGCGCATAGAAAGAATATGATGTTATTTTACTTGGTTTTGTTAAGTGATTCAATGTAATACATTgcaccaaatatatatatatatatata from Dioscorea cayenensis subsp. rotundata cultivar TDr96_F1 chromosome 9, TDr96_F1_v2_PseudoChromosome.rev07_lg8_w22 25.fasta, whole genome shotgun sequence includes these protein-coding regions:
- the LOC120268549 gene encoding uncharacterized protein LOC120268549, producing MKKLGQGQKKKCTEAANQGEKKSSTAERGKKKKASQCPEVGDEDKFLNKASKKKFKSIAGRGIVVESVIDEAAFENYGLMELLKERGLKKSATFAESYSLSLVQEVYSNLSSSDKGISKVFMQGKLIPFSPMSLNRFLEFKYEIKGNYDEGLELNEDVLKEITGGRTKSWGVESRLPASILIAKYNVFFGLGILNWLPTPHNSSIVKELTLLLFAIVTRKKFNMGRLIFQNVVKEADCTSFSILLSYPPLLPQYLLQHWIHLMK